The Parcubacteria group bacterium ADurb.Bin159 genomic sequence TTAAAAAAACGACAATTTATCACTATTATTCCTGAAAAGAAAAAATCTAAATAGCCCCTTCTAAAATTTCCATTGCCTTTTCTAACTGGGGGTCTTTTTCTTTTAAGTAATCTTCTTCGGTAAATTCAATTTTTATATCCGGCTCAATGCCCATTTTTTCAATTGACCTATCTTTCGGTGTATACCAATAAGCTGCAGTCAGTTTTAAGGCAGAGCCATCAGCCATAGGAATCAAAACTTGAACCGAACCTTTGCCAAAAGTAGTTTCCCCTACAAGAGTAGCTTTTCCCCAATCCTGCAAAGCGCCAGCTAAAATTTCTGCCCCCGAAGCTGAACCGTTGTTAATCAAAACAACGGTTTTTAAATTGGCAAAATTCCCTCTGCTCTTAGTTTTATAAGATTGAATTTGATGAATATTATTTTTTGAAGAAACAACAATCTCTTCTTTATTTTCTTCTACCCACCAACCGGCAATATCTACAGCTGTATCCAAATATCCACCAGGATTATTTCGTAAATCCAAAATAATTCCTTTTAAAGAAGCAGGATTAAGTGCTTCAACTGCTTCTTCAAATTCCTCTAAAGTATTTTCTGAAAAATGAACAATTCGAAGATAAGCAATAGTCGGCGTTTTCTTCTCCCATTTTACACTTTGAATTTTAATAGTATCTCTTATTATTTCAATATCTTTTAATGTTTCCCACCCCTCTCTCCAAATAGTTAAAGTAACTGGCGTACCCTTTTTCCCTCGTATAAGCAAAGTCGCCATATCAATAGATAATCCTGCTGTTGCTTCTCCGTCAATAGCATAAATTTCATCCCCTGTCCGCAAACCCGCTCTTTCCGCCGGAGTTCCAGGCAAAGGAGCAATAACAGTTAATTGATTATTTTTTATGCCTATTTCCATACCCACTCCCTCAAAATTTCCGCTTATATCTTCTTCAAACATTTTAGCCAAATCAGGTTTTAAAAAAACAGAATAAGGATCTTCTAAACCATTAACCATTCCCTCTAATGCTCCGTAATATAATGTATCGTCGTCAACCGAGGGTACAATATATTGAGTTTTAATCGCAGAATAAACTTCTTCAAATAAAGTTTGATATTTTAGAGGAGCCCCTAAACTAACGAATGGGTTGAAAACTGATTTTGTCTCTACTCCTACTCCGTAAAAAATACTGCCCAAAATAATTCCTAACCCTAAAGCAATAAAAAAAATGATAACTAATGATAAAATAAATGATTTTTTATTCATATTTTAATCGGAAAAAGATATTTTATTTTGATAAAATTCTTCTTCGCTTATATCAAAAATGTGTTTAGCTAAATAAGAGAGCTCTTTAAAATCTCCTGTTCTGGGACGAAGAATGTAGGCGCCATTTGATGCTACAGCTGGTTTTAACAAATTTTTATCCGAAAGAACAAATGTTCTAACGTTCCAAGAACTTGTATCTTGAAACAATTTTGCTAAACGGGTTGCTTCTTTCAAAGTTAAATTAGTTTTAATTTTTGAAGTGAAAAAATTATAAAAATAAAAAATTTGCTTTGTGTCTAAAATATCAATTTGTTTTATCTTTTCTTTTAAGGCTAATAAAACTTGCTGTTGCCTAGCCGAACGGTTAAAATCTGAACCGCTTTCACCATTACCATGTCGAGACCTTACGTATTCTAAAACCCTTTCTCCGTCCATTAGTTGAAGCCCGGGAGAAAATTTTACTGTTCGATAAGAATAATTTGGTCCGGGAAAAGAATAATCAATGAAGCCTTCTTTAACATCAATAGTCACTCCCCCAAACCAATCTATCAATTCTATAAAACTATTAAAATCAATTGCCGCCCAATATTTAACAGGAATATCAAACACGTCTTCTATTACTGAACAAATTGCTTTTCCTCCATCTTTTTTTTGAAAAGTGCTTAAAGCATAAACAGCATTAATTTTATTCCACCCACCATCAATGGGTATATAAAGATCGCGAGGGACGGAAAGTAAGGATACAGTATGAGATGATGGTTCAATACTTAAAAGAATTATAGTGTCTGTTAAATACGGTCCCTCGTGCCCTTCTCCCCCCATACCTAAAAGTAAAATATTTATTCTATCGGAATATTCACCAGCTAATACTCCACTGCGGCCAAAAATAATATTTAACGTCCCTTCCCAAAAAGAAAGATGACCAAATCCATCTAAAGTACTTTGTTCTAAAACAATAGTTCCTAAACAAAAAAATGCCACGATTAATAAGCAAAAAAGAATTAAAAAGGGTATTTTCCTTTTTGGTTTTTTTTTCTCTTGTTTTTTCTCCTCCTCTTTAGGAACTGCTTCGGCGAAATTTAACTTGATATTATCCATATTTATGCTACAATTTTATCTATTAATAACAAACAACAAGCGGGATTAGTTGAGCGGCTCAACATCACTCTTCCAAGGTGAAAA encodes the following:
- the yvhJ gene encoding putative transcriptional regulator YvhJ; protein product: MDNIKLNFAEAVPKEEEKKQEKKKPKRKIPFLILFCLLIVAFFCLGTIVLEQSTLDGFGHLSFWEGTLNIIFGRSGVLAGEYSDRINILLLGMGGEGHEGPYLTDTIILLSIEPSSHTVSLLSVPRDLYIPIDGGWNKINAVYALSTFQKKDGGKAICSVIEDVFDIPVKYWAAIDFNSFIELIDWFGGVTIDVKEGFIDYSFPGPNYSYRTVKFSPGLQLMDGERVLEYVRSRHGNGESGSDFNRSARQQQVLLALKEKIKQIDILDTKQIFYFYNFFTSKIKTNLTLKEATRLAKLFQDTSSWNVRTFVLSDKNLLKPAVASNGAYILRPRTGDFKELSYLAKHIFDISEEEFYQNKISFSD
- the ctpB gene encoding Carboxy-terminal processing protease CtpB precursor; translation: MNKKSFILSLVIIFFIALGLGIILGSIFYGVGVETKSVFNPFVSLGAPLKYQTLFEEVYSAIKTQYIVPSVDDDTLYYGALEGMVNGLEDPYSVFLKPDLAKMFEEDISGNFEGVGMEIGIKNNQLTVIAPLPGTPAERAGLRTGDEIYAIDGEATAGLSIDMATLLIRGKKGTPVTLTIWREGWETLKDIEIIRDTIKIQSVKWEKKTPTIAYLRIVHFSENTLEEFEEAVEALNPASLKGIILDLRNNPGGYLDTAVDIAGWWVEENKEEIVVSSKNNIHQIQSYKTKSRGNFANLKTVVLINNGSASGAEILAGALQDWGKATLVGETTFGKGSVQVLIPMADGSALKLTAAYWYTPKDRSIEKMGIEPDIKIEFTEEDYLKEKDPQLEKAMEILEGAI